A window of Victivallaceae bacterium genomic DNA:
TCCATTTTCGGTTCCCAGCAAGAAAGCAGTTCTTATTTAGGATCGGTAAACGGAGATTACGTTCCTGCCTCTTCCGGTTTATATGTGCCTTTTCGAAAGACTCCTTTGAATATTCAAGGAAGTCTAGGTAAGATATGTGCCTTTTTATTAATTATGTTTGTCATGATAGGTTCTTCCAATGCCGTTAACTTAACGGACGGTTTGGATGGGTTGGCAATAGGAACGGCTATTCCGGTTATCGGATATTTTTTATTTACGACGTGGGTAATCGGTAATATGAAGTTCGGAGGAACATATTCTTGCGTTGAAACCGTAAATGCTATCGAACTTGCGGTTTTCTCAGCAGCCGTTTTAGGTGGATGTTTTGGTTTTTTGATATTCAATCATTATCCAGCCCGCTTGTTCATGGGAGATACTGGATCATTAATGTTAGGAAATTTGTTAGGTTTCATTGCCGTTGTTTTGCGGAGGGAATTATTTTTGGCTATTATCGGAGGTGTATTCGTTGCCGAGGCCTTATCTGTGATTATACAGGTTTGTTCTTGTAAATGGAGAAGAAAACGAATTTTTCTTTGTTCGCCTCTGCATCATCATTTTGAATATCTGGGATGGTCCGAAAAAAGGGTCGTTTTTTGTTTTTGGGGTTTTAGCATGTTATTATGTTTTTTGGGATTGATAGTCGGTTTTTAGGTATGTATGAAGCAAAATAAAATCGCTATTTTAGGTCTAGGCAAATCCGGACAATCTGTTCTGCGTTATTTGGTTTTTCGTGGTGAAAGACCGTTATGCATCGACTCGAGCAATGAAGTTTTATCGGCTTTACAATGCAAAGACGGATGCTTGGACGTTCTCCGTGATGATCAAGACATTCCGGAAGACGTAGTGGTAATTGTTCGTTCACCCGGTATAAAAGACAATCATCTATGGATTCAACAGGCTATTTTTAAAAAAATACCGATTACTACCGAATTTGAGATGGCTTTTAAGCATAGGCGTCTGAAATATCCGTTAACTCATTGTTTAGGAGTTACCGGTACGAACGGGAAAACGACAACGGTATTATTTATCGAGCATTTATTGAATATCTGTGGAGTAAAGACTTTATCTGCAGGTAATATAGGGACCCCTTTTCTGAATGTTTGCGATTATCCGGACATTTCATGTTTCGTTTTGGAAATGAGTTCTTTTCAAATAAGCCATTTTATGGAAAACATTCCGTTTTTATCTGCGGCTGCCGTATTGAATTTGTCGAAAAATCACTTGGATTATCACGGCTCTATGGAGCGATATATCGAAGCTAAAACGAAAATACGGAATTATATTCTTCCTCACGGTGATTTGTACGTTGGGAAGGGTGTCCCTATGCTCGCTTCGGAAGTGTCCGTTGCCGAGTGCGTAGAGGAATTTTTAGATATATTGGAAGCCGAAGAAAAGTTAACGGATTCTTTATATCCTCATGATTTGGAGAATTATGCGGTAGGCTATAAGTTGGCCAAGCATATTACTCGAATTTCCGAAACTTCTTTAACGGAAGCTGTTTGTACGTTTGTGAAACCGGAGCATAGATTGGAACCCGTTTTGCAGAAATATGGCATCACGTTTATCAACGACAGTAAATCAACTACCGTCGATTCCGTACAAAAAGCCGTTCTTTCTGTAAATACGCCTCAAATTTTAATCTTGGGAGGTAAAAATAAAGGCGGAGATTTTTCTTTGTTGAGACCTTATTTGAAGTCTAGGGTAAGGACTGTTTTGGTTATAGGAGAATCTGCTGATGAAATCGAAACGATTTTAAAGGAATATTGTGATTTAATAAAGGTGCCGGCTCTTACCGACGCTATTGATGTTATCAAAAATTTGATGATGCCGGGAGATACGGTTTTATTTTCTCCGGGTTGTGCCAGTTTTGATCAATTCGCGAATTATGAAGAGAGAGGAAAAGTGTTTAAGAAATTGATTTTTGGATTGAAGGGAGAAGAAATATGAATCGAAGAGACACTATTATTGTAGCCGTTACTGTTAACGTAGGTTTGTTATTGGTTCTTTTAATAACAGCCGTTCGGTCCGAACATAAAAGCCGGTCTTCGAAAGAGGATTTAAAGTCTCGAGAACAAATTGTTGATTTGGATTCGATTACGGTTTCTTCCGAAGAAAGTCAAGCATTGATTAAACGATTTATAGAACCTGAGGTTTCTCCTTTAGTCGCAAGTGGAAAATTGTCTTCTGTTGCGATATCCTCTAACGAGAATAAGCAATCGGTTACGGTACAAGATGAAAGGCTGACTGTTTTAGAGAAAAAAAACGATGTTTCAGGTGTTTCGAACAAAACTTCTTTCAGCGACGAAAAGGATTACATAGAAATTGTTGTTAAAAAAGGTGATTTTTTAGAACGTATTGCCAGAGCAAATCATACGACCGTTTCCGAAATTGTCAAAGTGAATCGTTTACCTTCCACTCAATTAAAAATAGGTCAGGTATTGAAGGTTCCCGTTGCTTCCGAATCCGATGCCGGCTTAAGAGATCGTATTATTAAGCAGAGCTTAAGTGATAACGAATATTACGTCGTGAAAGAAGGAGACAGTCCGTGGACTATTGCCTTAAGACACAAA
This region includes:
- the mraY gene encoding phospho-N-acetylmuramoyl-pentapeptide-transferase, with the protein product MLLSFIRWIIDSQSVFISEHTINIIRVFSAFTFAFLTISFFGKKTIRLLKSFKIGDKVEKEYCEILTDLHKNKNDTPTMGGILMAVVFLTTLLFCGDFSNPINRMLIFVILSSALLGFRDDFLKLKRKKSHGLSAKKKVLGQAVIAGSVAFFTLFSIFGSQQESSSYLGSVNGDYVPASSGLYVPFRKTPLNIQGSLGKICAFLLIMFVMIGSSNAVNLTDGLDGLAIGTAIPVIGYFLFTTWVIGNMKFGGTYSCVETVNAIELAVFSAAVLGGCFGFLIFNHYPARLFMGDTGSLMLGNLLGFIAVVLRRELFLAIIGGVFVAEALSVIIQVCSCKWRRKRIFLCSPLHHHFEYLGWSEKRVVFCFWGFSMLLCFLGLIVGF
- the murD gene encoding UDP-N-acetylmuramoyl-L-alanine--D-glutamate ligase codes for the protein MKQNKIAILGLGKSGQSVLRYLVFRGERPLCIDSSNEVLSALQCKDGCLDVLRDDQDIPEDVVVIVRSPGIKDNHLWIQQAIFKKIPITTEFEMAFKHRRLKYPLTHCLGVTGTNGKTTTVLFIEHLLNICGVKTLSAGNIGTPFLNVCDYPDISCFVLEMSSFQISHFMENIPFLSAAAVLNLSKNHLDYHGSMERYIEAKTKIRNYILPHGDLYVGKGVPMLASEVSVAECVEEFLDILEAEEKLTDSLYPHDLENYAVGYKLAKHITRISETSLTEAVCTFVKPEHRLEPVLQKYGITFINDSKSTTVDSVQKAVLSVNTPQILILGGKNKGGDFSLLRPYLKSRVRTVLVIGESADEIETILKEYCDLIKVPALTDAIDVIKNLMMPGDTVLFSPGCASFDQFANYEERGKVFKKLIFGLKGEEI
- a CDS encoding LysM peptidoglycan-binding domain-containing protein, which translates into the protein MNRRDTIIVAVTVNVGLLLVLLITAVRSEHKSRSSKEDLKSREQIVDLDSITVSSEESQALIKRFIEPEVSPLVASGKLSSVAISSNENKQSVTVQDERLTVLEKKNDVSGVSNKTSFSDEKDYIEIVVKKGDFLERIARANHTTVSEIVKVNRLPSTQLKIGQVLKVPVASESDAGLRDRIIKQSLSDNEYYVVKEGDSPWTIALRHKMKLDDLLKLNDLDEYKARYLKPGDQLRVR